One Microplitis demolitor isolate Queensland-Clemson2020A chromosome 2, iyMicDemo2.1a, whole genome shotgun sequence DNA segment encodes these proteins:
- the LOC103579726 gene encoding disintegrin and metalloproteinase domain-containing protein 9 isoform X9, which produces MFWVHCGLFVLVIAVPGFISSADSTSKREADYTLDDSFWNEETPAGEVERLLREYRQNQELVRDIGAHNYQIIYPVQLRHHEKMGISTREAGSPKYPQRGGYGDGYQSARGRSRAGKHFHRTSLLIKAFNHKFRLDLELNTQLLAPNLMQKDFLSNGAEQMTKQEIEHCYYHGTVKDYPGASAAFHTCNGVSGVIHLGNETFVIQPFYGGDLSQRHPHVIFEARTKANKGCGNAGSLERRGGKNRRQKHVLGLSKTVTDRYKRDVREATKYIETAMIIDKAMFDKRNGSTRSEVVHDAIQVANIADLYFRTLNTRVSVVYIETWLGGNRAAIDSNMEIGRALQNFNDYLVRSMYHVTPDTTQLLTGESFLGGESGIAVPETVCSTKSSGISVDLNTYEPHLLAGTMAHMIGHNIGMSHDDGRENCFCRDWHGCIMAQSIVGAENVQPYKFSECSKSDYEEALKAGRGICLFNKPNELESRSCGNRVIDDGEQCDCGTIDECPKYDPCCDPITCKLTSGAQCARGPCCTNDCKLRHHGYVCRESTNECDLPEVCTGETGHCPQDVYKKNGKSCANNRSFCFAGFCPDLDVQCEAVWGDDGSAADMQCFEQFNSKGSINGHCGTDADGHFIKCEAENVRCGSLQCQRGSKQPVIDGMHGSWTRTIISTKGKEYECKATSKVEGIDVPGMGLVRDGTSCGEHSICVNQSCTSSFSYIDLGKCPSNHNNMECSGNGVCTNVNKCYCNIGWSGPDCSIQMDIPTLEPLTTTTGSPGKSSEVAGTKLQKKETPYENYHGSNTVFLVGMLMSVVGGVFVVFALMALCYRSVVVHKNFSLCLRRKSTIQKYDPPYSKKPAPKAHSGPSSNHHPEIVALDNVNKILTFGTMPTYSCDQQRVLFQPQTNVTADGSRLKEHKTPMKRMGGMYDEDGGTGAEDVVSVIDLPNSLTKLPEKGILKKHGGYGLADSAMVERTLSSLNGYHGELMEALRNATTHRGMSGTPSGSGNLMDDEMIRKSLAECGYPDGYRKATADTGQDNIDNQDDDDEEDVPPTCGPIRIRTLEDIIRQLEVHSARHMSPNGSEDMRISEGEGDRHYRMDSSVCSESSQGDAFIQAQQQLARWTSEDGVQHRPPQQPPPSPPSAQLSSSSTATTIGPVAVHHHHQQHQHHQQHHQQQQQSPMEQLPIQRGYYPSPPHNDSGQQNNCQSQQQQQQQQQQQQLNGEAINAQSQQQIIINNKLLIKSPDVCGIDVNQLPNINKKKKKCPLDDNDDVSLDCNIIINNDDNTPNELITNNTSDNENTALLPPTHFPEYKH; this is translated from the exons GCGAGGTCGAACGACTGCTACGTGAATATCGACAGAATCAAGAGCTAGTACGCGATATTGGTGCCCATAACTATCAGATAATCTATCCGGTACAGTTGAGGCATCACGAAAAAATGGGGATATCCACCCGAGAAGCCGGATCGCCAAAG taTCCTCAGAGAGGCGGATATGGAGACGGGTATCAATCCGCTCGCGGGAGATCAAGA gcgGGAAAACATTTTCATCGAACTTCGCTCTTGATAAAGGCCTTCAATCATAAATTTCGTCTAGATTTAGAATTAAATAC gcaACTTTTAGCACCGAATTTGATGCAAAAGGATTTCCTGAGCAACGGCGCCGAACAAATGACAAAGCAG GAAATCGAGCATTGTTACTACCACGGTACAGTTAAAGATTATCCAGGTGCCAGTGCTGCTTTTCATACGTGCAATGGTGTCAGCGGTGTCATTCACCTAGGTAATGAGACCTTCGTTATTCAGCCATTCTACGGTGGAGATCTGTCG CAGAGACATCCTCACGTTATATTTGAGGCTCGAACAAAGGCTAACAAAGGCTGTGGGAATGCCGGGAGTCTTGAGCGACGTGGTGGTAAGAATCGACGCCAAAAGCATGTCCTCGGCCTATCCAAGACTGTCACAGATCGATACAAGCGAGATGTACGCGAGGCCACCAAGTACATCGAAACTGCCATGATTATTGACAAAGCCATg TTTGACAAGAGAAACGGAAGCACTCGATCGGAAGTAGTTCATGACGCCATCCAAGTTGCCAATATCGCTGATTTG tactTCCGTACTCTCAATACAAGAGTATCGGTTGTTTATATCGAGACCTGGCTGGGCGGGAACCGAGCGGCGATAGACTCGAACATGGAAATCGGCCGCGCTCTCCAGAACTTCAATGACTATCTTGTAAGAAGTATGTACCACGTGACGCCAGACACAACGCAGTTGCTTAc AGGCGAGAGTTTTCTCGGTGGCGAATCGGGTATTGCTGTACCGGAAACTGTTTGCAGCACAAAATCTTCTGGCATAAGCGTCGATTTGAATACATATGAGCCACATCTATTGGCCGGAACAATGGCACACATGATAGGCCACAATATCGGCATGAGTCACGACGACGGAA GAGAGAATTGCTTTTGTCGTGACTGGCACGGGTGTATTATGGCCCAGTCGATCGTCGGAGCTGAAAACGTCCAGCCCTACAAATTCTCCGAGTGTAGTAAATCCGATTACGAGGAGGCTTTGAAAGCCGGACGTGGTATCTGTCTTTTCAACAAACCGAACGAG TTGGAAAGCAGATCATGCGGAAACAGGGTAATAGACGATGGTGAGCAATGTGATTGCGGAACCATTGACGAGTGTCCTAAGTATGATCCATGCTGTGATCCAATCACATGCAAACTGACTTCCGGAGCTCAATGCGCACGTGGTCCTTGTTGTACTAATGACTGCAAG CTGCGTCATCACGGGTACGTTTGCCGAGAATCGACAAACGAGTGCGACCTGCCCGAAGTATGCACCGGGGAAACAGGTCACTGTCCTCAGGatgtttataaaaagaatGGTAAATCCTGCGCAAATAATCGCAGCTTCTGTTTTGCGGGTTTCTGTCCCGACTTGGACGTTCAATGTGAAGCCGTTTGGGGTGATGACGGCAGCGCTGCAGATATGCAGTGCTTCGAACAGTTTAACTCAAAGGGCTCTATTAACGGGCACTGCGGCACTGATGCAGATGGACATTTTATCAAGTGTGAAGCTGA AAACGTACGCTGTGGTTCCCTTCAGTGTCAAAGAGGAAGTAAACAACCGGTGATCGATGGCATGCATGGTTCATGGACGCGTACCATTATATCTACCAAAGGCAAAGAATACGAATGCAA AGCCACCAGCAAAGTTGAGGGGATCGACGTACCGGGAATGGGTCTCGTACGTGATGGTACATCGTGCGGTGAACACTCG ATTTGCGTCAATCAATCTTGCACAAGCTCATTTTCATACATCGATTTGGGCAAGTGTCCAAGTAATCATAACAATATGGAATGTTCAGGCAATGgt GTGTGTACCAACGTAAACAAATGTTACTGTAACATCGGTTGGAGTGGCCCCGATTGTTCAATACAAATGGACATACCGACATTAGAACCACTGACAACAACAACTGGGTCGCCTGGTAAATCATCTGAAGTCGCGGGAACCAAACTTCAGAAAAAAGAGACCCCCTACG AGAACTACCACGGCTCTAACACTGTATTTTTAGTTGGTATGCTCATGTCGGTGGTAGGGGGTGTTTTCGTAGTATTTGCTCTGATGGCTCTCTGCTACAGGTCAGTCGTAGTACATAAAAACTTCTCCCTCTGTCTCAG ACGCAAGAGTACTATACAGAAGTACGATCCTCCCTATTCGAAGAAACCGGCACCGAAAGCTCACAGCGGACCTTCCAGCAATCATCATCCAGAAATTGTTGCCCTTGATAATGTTAACAAAATCCTTACATTTGGAACCATGCCTACTTAtag ctGTGATCAACAACGCGTGTTATTCCAACCACAGACAAACGTGACCGCGGATGGATCACGACTCAA ggaACACAAGACGCCGATGAAGAGAATGGGTGGAATGTACGATGAGGATGGAGGTACGGGTGCCGAAGACGTTGTCTCTGTCATTGATCTACCTAACAGTTTGACAAAGTTACCTGAGAAGGGAATTTTAAAGAAACACGGTGGTTACG GTCTAGCAGACAGTGCAATGGTGGAGCGAACATTAAGTAGTTTAAATGGATACCATGGTGAATTGATGGAGGCCCTGAGGAATGCGACGACTCACCGAGGGATGTCTGGGACTCCCTCGGGCTCCGGTAACCTCATGGACGACGAAATGATCCGGAAGTCATTGGCTGAGTGCGGTTACCCTGACGGATATCGGAAGGCGACCGCGGATACGGGCCAAGACAACATCGACAATCAAGACGATGACGACGAGGAAGACGTACCGCCTACATGCGGACCCATTCGCATCCGCACCCTCGAGGACATTATTCGTCAATTGGAGGTCCATTCAGCCCGACACATGAGTCCGAATGGCTCCGAAGATATGCGGATATCCGAGGGCGAGGGCGATCGGCACTACCGAATGGACTCTTCCGTCTGTAGCGAGTCGTCCCAAGG TGATGCATTTATTCAAGCTCAACAACAATTAGCCCGGTGGACGAGTGAGGACGGGGTCCAACATCGGCCACCTCAGCAGCCGCCACCATCTCCACCATCGGCTCAGTTGTCATCATCCTCAACGGCGACAACAATTGGTCCAGTTGCtgttcatcatcatcaccaacaacatcaacatcaTCAACAACATcatcaacagcaacaacaatcGCCGATGGAACAACTGCCAATACAACGCGGCTACTATCCTTCTCCACCTCACAATGACAGCGGCCAGCAAAATAATTGTCAGTctcagcaacagcaacagcaacaacagcaacagcaacaactCAATGGCGAGGCCATAAATGCTCAATCCcaacaacaaataataataaataataaattattaataaaaagtcCCGATGTATGTGGAATCGATGTGAATCAATTgcctaatattaataaaaaaaaaaaaaaatgcccaCTAGACGATAATGATGATGTTAGTCTAGATtgtaacataataataaataacgatGATAATACCCctaatgaattaattaccAACAACACTAGTGATAACGAAAATACTGCCCTATTACCCCCTACGCATTTTCCTGAGTACAAgcattga
- the LOC103579726 gene encoding disintegrin and metalloproteinase domain-containing protein 9 isoform X1 → MFWVHCGLFVLVIAVPGFISSADSTSKREADYTLDDSFWNEETPAGEVERLLREYRQNQELVRDIGAHNYQIIYPVQLRHHEKMGISTREAGSPKYPQRGGYGDGYQSARGRSRAGKHFHRTSLLIKAFNHKFRLDLELNTQLLAPNLMQKDFLSNGAEQMTKQEIEHCYYHGTVKDYPGASAAFHTCNGVSGVIHLGNETFVIQPFYGGDLSQRHPHVIFEARTKANKGCGNAGSLERRGGKNRRQKHVLGLSKTVTDRYKRDVREATKYIETAMIIDKAMFDKRNGSTRSEVVHDAIQVANIADLYFRTLNTRVSVVYIETWLGGNRAAIDSNMEIGRALQNFNDYLVRSMYHVTPDTTQLLTGESFLGGESGIAVPETVCSTKSSGISVDLNTYEPHLLAGTMAHMIGHNIGMSHDDGRENCFCRDWHGCIMAQSIVGAENVQPYKFSECSKSDYEEALKAGRGICLFNKPNELESRSCGNRVIDDGEQCDCGTIDECPKYDPCCDPITCKLTSGAQCARGPCCTNDCKLRHHGYVCRESTNECDLPEVCTGETGHCPQDVYKKNGKSCANNRSFCFAGFCPDLDVQCEAVWGDDGSAADMQCFEQFNSKGSINGHCGTDADGHFIKCEAENVRCGSLQCQRGSKQPVIDGMHGSWTRTIISTKGKEYECKATSKVEGIDVPGMGLVRDGTSCGEHSICVNQSCTSSFSYIDLGKCPSNHNNMECSGNGVCTNVNKCYCNIGWSGPDCSIQMDIPTLEPLTTTTGSPGKSSEVAGTKLQKKETPYENYHGSNTVFLVGMLMSVVGGVFVVFALMALCYRSVVVHKNFSLCLRRKSTIQKYDPPYSKKPAPKAHSGPSSNHHPEIVALDNVNKILTFGTMPTYSCDQQRVLFQPQTNVTADGSRLKEHKTPMKRMGGMYDEDGGTGAEDVVSVIDLPNSLTKLPEKGILKKHGGYGLADSAMVERTLSSLNGYHGELMEALRNATTHRGMSGTPSGSGNLMDDEMIRKSLAECGYPDGYRKATADTGQDNIDNQDDDDEEDVPPTCGPIRIRTLEDIIRQLEVHSARHMSPNGSEDMRISEGEGDRHYRMDSSVCSESSQGSRRCSRGREDERFVYGRFRQPSRSPYGTHQHSHQHSHQMHEEEGIYETADPDRGSNTRGETPDSESDAFIQAQQQLARWTSEDGVQHRPPQQPPPSPPSAQLSSSSTATTIGPVAVHHHHQQHQHHQQHHQQQQQSPMEQLPIQRGYYPSPPHNDSGQQNNCQSQQQQQQQQQQQQLNGEAINAQSQQQIIINNKLLIKSPDVCGIDVNQLPNINKKKKKCPLDDNDDVSLDCNIIINNDDNTPNELITNNTSDNENTALLPPTHFPEYKH, encoded by the exons GCGAGGTCGAACGACTGCTACGTGAATATCGACAGAATCAAGAGCTAGTACGCGATATTGGTGCCCATAACTATCAGATAATCTATCCGGTACAGTTGAGGCATCACGAAAAAATGGGGATATCCACCCGAGAAGCCGGATCGCCAAAG taTCCTCAGAGAGGCGGATATGGAGACGGGTATCAATCCGCTCGCGGGAGATCAAGA gcgGGAAAACATTTTCATCGAACTTCGCTCTTGATAAAGGCCTTCAATCATAAATTTCGTCTAGATTTAGAATTAAATAC gcaACTTTTAGCACCGAATTTGATGCAAAAGGATTTCCTGAGCAACGGCGCCGAACAAATGACAAAGCAG GAAATCGAGCATTGTTACTACCACGGTACAGTTAAAGATTATCCAGGTGCCAGTGCTGCTTTTCATACGTGCAATGGTGTCAGCGGTGTCATTCACCTAGGTAATGAGACCTTCGTTATTCAGCCATTCTACGGTGGAGATCTGTCG CAGAGACATCCTCACGTTATATTTGAGGCTCGAACAAAGGCTAACAAAGGCTGTGGGAATGCCGGGAGTCTTGAGCGACGTGGTGGTAAGAATCGACGCCAAAAGCATGTCCTCGGCCTATCCAAGACTGTCACAGATCGATACAAGCGAGATGTACGCGAGGCCACCAAGTACATCGAAACTGCCATGATTATTGACAAAGCCATg TTTGACAAGAGAAACGGAAGCACTCGATCGGAAGTAGTTCATGACGCCATCCAAGTTGCCAATATCGCTGATTTG tactTCCGTACTCTCAATACAAGAGTATCGGTTGTTTATATCGAGACCTGGCTGGGCGGGAACCGAGCGGCGATAGACTCGAACATGGAAATCGGCCGCGCTCTCCAGAACTTCAATGACTATCTTGTAAGAAGTATGTACCACGTGACGCCAGACACAACGCAGTTGCTTAc AGGCGAGAGTTTTCTCGGTGGCGAATCGGGTATTGCTGTACCGGAAACTGTTTGCAGCACAAAATCTTCTGGCATAAGCGTCGATTTGAATACATATGAGCCACATCTATTGGCCGGAACAATGGCACACATGATAGGCCACAATATCGGCATGAGTCACGACGACGGAA GAGAGAATTGCTTTTGTCGTGACTGGCACGGGTGTATTATGGCCCAGTCGATCGTCGGAGCTGAAAACGTCCAGCCCTACAAATTCTCCGAGTGTAGTAAATCCGATTACGAGGAGGCTTTGAAAGCCGGACGTGGTATCTGTCTTTTCAACAAACCGAACGAG TTGGAAAGCAGATCATGCGGAAACAGGGTAATAGACGATGGTGAGCAATGTGATTGCGGAACCATTGACGAGTGTCCTAAGTATGATCCATGCTGTGATCCAATCACATGCAAACTGACTTCCGGAGCTCAATGCGCACGTGGTCCTTGTTGTACTAATGACTGCAAG CTGCGTCATCACGGGTACGTTTGCCGAGAATCGACAAACGAGTGCGACCTGCCCGAAGTATGCACCGGGGAAACAGGTCACTGTCCTCAGGatgtttataaaaagaatGGTAAATCCTGCGCAAATAATCGCAGCTTCTGTTTTGCGGGTTTCTGTCCCGACTTGGACGTTCAATGTGAAGCCGTTTGGGGTGATGACGGCAGCGCTGCAGATATGCAGTGCTTCGAACAGTTTAACTCAAAGGGCTCTATTAACGGGCACTGCGGCACTGATGCAGATGGACATTTTATCAAGTGTGAAGCTGA AAACGTACGCTGTGGTTCCCTTCAGTGTCAAAGAGGAAGTAAACAACCGGTGATCGATGGCATGCATGGTTCATGGACGCGTACCATTATATCTACCAAAGGCAAAGAATACGAATGCAA AGCCACCAGCAAAGTTGAGGGGATCGACGTACCGGGAATGGGTCTCGTACGTGATGGTACATCGTGCGGTGAACACTCG ATTTGCGTCAATCAATCTTGCACAAGCTCATTTTCATACATCGATTTGGGCAAGTGTCCAAGTAATCATAACAATATGGAATGTTCAGGCAATGgt GTGTGTACCAACGTAAACAAATGTTACTGTAACATCGGTTGGAGTGGCCCCGATTGTTCAATACAAATGGACATACCGACATTAGAACCACTGACAACAACAACTGGGTCGCCTGGTAAATCATCTGAAGTCGCGGGAACCAAACTTCAGAAAAAAGAGACCCCCTACG AGAACTACCACGGCTCTAACACTGTATTTTTAGTTGGTATGCTCATGTCGGTGGTAGGGGGTGTTTTCGTAGTATTTGCTCTGATGGCTCTCTGCTACAGGTCAGTCGTAGTACATAAAAACTTCTCCCTCTGTCTCAG ACGCAAGAGTACTATACAGAAGTACGATCCTCCCTATTCGAAGAAACCGGCACCGAAAGCTCACAGCGGACCTTCCAGCAATCATCATCCAGAAATTGTTGCCCTTGATAATGTTAACAAAATCCTTACATTTGGAACCATGCCTACTTAtag ctGTGATCAACAACGCGTGTTATTCCAACCACAGACAAACGTGACCGCGGATGGATCACGACTCAA ggaACACAAGACGCCGATGAAGAGAATGGGTGGAATGTACGATGAGGATGGAGGTACGGGTGCCGAAGACGTTGTCTCTGTCATTGATCTACCTAACAGTTTGACAAAGTTACCTGAGAAGGGAATTTTAAAGAAACACGGTGGTTACG GTCTAGCAGACAGTGCAATGGTGGAGCGAACATTAAGTAGTTTAAATGGATACCATGGTGAATTGATGGAGGCCCTGAGGAATGCGACGACTCACCGAGGGATGTCTGGGACTCCCTCGGGCTCCGGTAACCTCATGGACGACGAAATGATCCGGAAGTCATTGGCTGAGTGCGGTTACCCTGACGGATATCGGAAGGCGACCGCGGATACGGGCCAAGACAACATCGACAATCAAGACGATGACGACGAGGAAGACGTACCGCCTACATGCGGACCCATTCGCATCCGCACCCTCGAGGACATTATTCGTCAATTGGAGGTCCATTCAGCCCGACACATGAGTCCGAATGGCTCCGAAGATATGCGGATATCCGAGGGCGAGGGCGATCGGCACTACCGAATGGACTCTTCCGTCTGTAGCGAGTCGTCCCAAGG AAGCAGAAGGTGCAGCCGCGGTCGCGAGGATGAACGATTCGTCTACGGTCGATTCCGTCAGCCGTCGCGAAGCCCGTACGGCACTCACCAGCATTCGCACCAGCATTCCCACCAAATGCACGAGGAGGAGGGAATCTATGAAACTGCCGATCCTGACAGAGGCTCAAACACTAGGGGCGAAACGCCCGATAGCGAAAG TGATGCATTTATTCAAGCTCAACAACAATTAGCCCGGTGGACGAGTGAGGACGGGGTCCAACATCGGCCACCTCAGCAGCCGCCACCATCTCCACCATCGGCTCAGTTGTCATCATCCTCAACGGCGACAACAATTGGTCCAGTTGCtgttcatcatcatcaccaacaacatcaacatcaTCAACAACATcatcaacagcaacaacaatcGCCGATGGAACAACTGCCAATACAACGCGGCTACTATCCTTCTCCACCTCACAATGACAGCGGCCAGCAAAATAATTGTCAGTctcagcaacagcaacagcaacaacagcaacagcaacaactCAATGGCGAGGCCATAAATGCTCAATCCcaacaacaaataataataaataataaattattaataaaaagtcCCGATGTATGTGGAATCGATGTGAATCAATTgcctaatattaataaaaaaaaaaaaaaatgcccaCTAGACGATAATGATGATGTTAGTCTAGATtgtaacataataataaataacgatGATAATACCCctaatgaattaattaccAACAACACTAGTGATAACGAAAATACTGCCCTATTACCCCCTACGCATTTTCCTGAGTACAAgcattga